The genomic stretch atcattttcatgatgtccatccggtttgcttctatatgccatatatttctaactgtgctctttcacaaaagctcccaacctacaacctatatacttattatggacacagtatgcttacattattagttatcttgttattatttgttgttagttgttattagtcccatccttcaattccattcaacacctcccatctatctcttaacaccatccatataggatttctatttgccatatatatttcaactgtactgtgatgtcttacaaaagttctgaacctttctattctcattgtttctacagattgtgaattgaaaataaacatttttgctaaaagcattattatattattgatcgattgactatgacttttcagatcacccagtaatgctatctgcaaggttagctccaggtaaatattgcaatcctttagccattcctggacctgtgtccaaaaacaagctacaaatggacagtaccaaaacaaattatctaatgattctgtctcttcgcagcaaaatctgcagagctgggaagattgtatcccccatataaataacattctattggtagcaagaattttatataataatttaaattgaaagattctaagttttgaatccggtatcgttttgcgtatcagttcataaacactatgccatgggatcggtatgtcaaaaatctcttcccaactattttgcaatctatatggaacggctgtcaatcctttggtccttaaatgtgTGCTGTGCCTCCTACTGGATCCACTCCATCTTCGTCCTGCGTCTTTTCAACGACCCTGTAGCCATGATGATGCTGTTTGGGGCTGTCAATCTGTTCCTGGACGGCCGCTGGACTCTGGGCTGTGGCCTCTACAGGCAAGTATGAACCCTGGTCCTGCACAACTGGAGCCTATCTCAGCTCAGTTCAACTCCGCCTCAATCAGTTTAGTTTGGTTCAGTTCAGTGTGGGCAAATATGGCTGCGTTTTATACAGGcaacccaattctgatctttcttTCACTAATTGgttttttgaccaatcagatcagctcttttgccaacaatagggcaaaagatcagaattgggctgcctgtgtaaatgcagcctatgGGACGCTTTTCCTGAGTCGCTACTTCCATCTGGTGCTCCTGGCTGCCCTCCTGCTAGCCCTGCTATTGTTTGCCCTGCGTCGCTGGAAGAGGTGAGAGAGGTGGCTACTGGGGTTATCACTAGGACTTGAGATTTTCATGGTCAGGACGAAAGTTTTGGCCATAGTGCAGCCTAAATTGAACCACACAGCCTAAATGACAAGCACACCAATGCTGAGTCTGGCTATCTCTGCTTTTTATTGTTACCGGACTTTCTGATTAACTAAACCAACTAATTTCCCCTCAGGCCTGGAGAGAGCATCATGGAACTGCTGAAGGAGCCAGGCAAGCGAGTCATCCCTGCCCAGAAACTCACCTCAGATCATATCCTTTCCTCAGTCTGTGTCTCTGGAACCATGAGTAGAAACACTGTACCATTGTGGTGTTTTGTATATCTCTAACTCTTATTAGGTCTGTCTCTATGGCCATAAAGTCCCAGTGTCTAGTATATCACTTAAGAGTACTATTGGTGGAAATGGGTTGAAGTGTTCCAAAAGACAATTATATTAGACCTTAACAGCCGATCACAATTGGTGCTGATCCTCTTCACGTCTAACTTAATCGGCATGTGCTTCAGCCGCTCGCTGCACTACCAGTTCTACGTATGGTACTTCCACACCCTACCTTTCCTTCTCTGGAGCGGAGGGGTCAAGAAGCTGGCTCACCTACTCAGGTAAGAGGGGATGGGACATACCTTTTGGCTGCAATGTGTAGAAATGGGCAGTGTCCTAACTTGCGATGTGCATTttcaaaaatatttttattgACATCCATGTAGAATTCAGGCCTATGTTGGGAGCAGAATTAGGAACTTAGGAACCATAAAATATGAGCCTTACGTTATGTCTAACATGGTCTTTCTGTGGACAGGGTTTTGATCCTAGGCCTGGTGGAGCTGTCTTGGAACACCTACCCCTCTACCACATACAGCTCAGCAGCCCTCCACGTGTGTCACCTCATCATAATACTCTCCCTGTGGTTCGCCCCCGCCCAGCCCCCAGCCCCGGCCCCCGGGGTAGAGGACAAGGCCAAGAGCAAGTGAGCTTAGCCCCTAGGGGATCCTCCCGTCATGGGGGTCTGGTCGACCATCTCCACCCTGCTCTCACCCCAGGCTGCTTCTCACCCTTCGCCCTTTCTTGCCCATCTGGCTGTAGCTCTGTGCTAATGTATAGCGTAACATACAGGTGGGAGAAGGTACTGCATGAGACTGCATGTGGCAGGTTCGTGGGGTGGGAGGAGGCCGAAAACAATTAGGATTCTCAGGTTAAAGAATGAAATATAATAAAGGTGGCAGTCTAGTTGTGAGGAGAAATGCTGAATGCTTTGCTGTGTCGTCGATAAGACATCTTAAGGAAGGGTCTCTTACTTCCAGTATGTATTTTTAATGGCGAAACTACCTTTAGTCCGTGATTTGTCGTGTTAAGTATTATCACTGGTCTTGGTGATAGTAGAGAATAGTCAAACTGTTAGGACAGCAGTTCCTCATCCTGGCGATCAGCTGGTCTGAACTTCTGTTACTGGACTATTTGTTGGTGTAAAgatcctggtcctctgtagctcagttgttagagcatggcgcttgcaatgccaggatagtagGTTCAATTCCAGGGACCACcatgtgtaaaaaaataaataaaataataataataatatgcatgactcagtcgttttggataaaagcttctgctaaatggcatattatattaaagATGGTTTCTATGTTTTTGTCCTTAAAGCTTTAAATTGAACCGTCCTCTGCGATAAGCTTTTGGTGCCACCCATTGGGTACAATAGGAATTACGTAGCCTAGCAAGCACAAGGCTTACTATAGgctaatacataataataataataataataataataataataaatggcATTTcatataacaatatgaccatgcaAAACTAAGCTGTTGACAATCATGGATGTCTGTCgattagttttttttaaatgttcaaaTAGTTTTTGGTTTTCAGTGTGGTGTGTGCAGTAGAACAAATAGAAGGCCCGTTTCCCGCACCTAGATTAAGCCTACCCCTTGACCAAACACGCACTGTACTTATTT from Coregonus clupeaformis isolate EN_2021a chromosome 21, ASM2061545v1, whole genome shotgun sequence encodes the following:
- the LOC121535464 gene encoding dol-P-Man:Man(5)GlcNAc(2)-PP-Dol alpha-1,3-mannosyltransferase; the encoded protein is MERLSILWSLNVCCASYWIHSIFVLRLFNDPVAMMMLFGAVNLFLDGRWTLGCGLYRPGESIMELLKEPGKRVIPAQKLTSDQLVLILFTSNLIGMCFSRSLHYQFYVWYFHTLPFLLWSGGVKKLAHLLRVLILGLVELSWNTYPSTTYSSAALHVCHLIIILSLWFAPAQPPAPAPGVEDKAKSK